In one Butyrivibrio proteoclasticus B316 genomic region, the following are encoded:
- the pyrH gene encoding UMP kinase: MRILLKLSGEALAGDKKTGFDEETVRKVALQVKQLVDKGTQVGIVIGGGNFWRGRTSENIDRVKADQIGMLATIMNCIYVSEIFRSEGMMTNILTPFECGSFTKLFSKDRANKYFARNMVVFFAGGTGHPYFSTDTGVVLRAIEVEADYILLAKAVDGVYDSDPAKNPDAKRYDTVSIDEVIAENLQVVDMTASILARDNNVPMRVFALQEENSIVNAASGKFNGTTVTTRV, translated from the coding sequence ATGAGAATTTTATTAAAACTCAGTGGTGAGGCCCTTGCAGGCGACAAAAAGACTGGATTTGATGAAGAGACAGTCAGAAAGGTAGCTTTGCAGGTTAAGCAGCTTGTAGATAAGGGAACGCAAGTTGGAATAGTTATTGGCGGAGGCAACTTCTGGAGAGGTCGTACCAGCGAAAATATTGACAGAGTTAAGGCTGATCAGATCGGAATGCTTGCAACAATCATGAACTGCATTTATGTTTCTGAAATATTCAGAAGCGAGGGCATGATGACCAATATACTTACACCATTCGAATGTGGTTCATTTACCAAGCTCTTTTCCAAGGACAGGGCTAATAAGTATTTTGCAAGAAATATGGTTGTATTCTTTGCAGGTGGTACAGGACATCCTTATTTCTCAACAGATACAGGTGTTGTTCTGAGAGCAATTGAGGTTGAGGCAGATTACATTCTTCTTGCCAAGGCAGTTGATGGTGTATATGACAGCGATCCTGCCAAGAACCCAGATGCCAAGAGATACGATACTGTTTCAATTGATGAAGTGATTGCAGAGAATCTTCAGGTTGTAGACATGACAGCTTCTATTCTTGCAAGAGATAATAATGTTCCTATGAGAGTATTTGCTCTTCAGGAAGAGAACAGTATTGTAAATGCTGCTTCAGGCAAATTTAACGGAACAACAGTTACTACTAGAGTTTAA
- a CDS encoding polymer-forming cytoskeletal protein, whose protein sequence is MGFFSELKNDLSQAVNTLMPDDKADETAALDSDKNGEGLARGDKSKGVDIDSMLNKLDDIKLDEIGGDKTEEVTPEVAEEPEETLQPIAEPEEAPKSALDVMAELKQSAAAEAEAIVAQEELEQLEERIEEQTEAETEVEQPQTGFEAVSNAQFVAHEPEPVDMYVAEEPATVDNNSNDGGYETMDFEQQTPTDETASITEGMVITGDLQTTGSLDLIGKVTGNLKCLGKLNVTGEIVGDSDAAEIYAESARITGEVRSKGSVKVGQSTVIVGNIFGSSAVIAGAVKGDIDVHGPVVLDTTAIVMGNIKSQSVQINNGAVIEGMCSQAYADVNPSEFFETLKNR, encoded by the coding sequence ATGGGATTTTTTTCTGAGCTGAAGAATGACCTTTCACAGGCTGTTAATACTCTCATGCCTGATGATAAGGCTGATGAGACAGCTGCTCTTGATAGTGACAAGAATGGGGAAGGTCTTGCTCGCGGGGACAAATCTAAGGGAGTAGATATCGACAGTATGCTTAACAAACTGGATGATATCAAGTTAGATGAGATTGGCGGGGATAAGACAGAAGAGGTTACTCCGGAAGTAGCCGAGGAACCTGAAGAGACTTTACAGCCGATAGCTGAGCCGGAGGAAGCTCCTAAGAGTGCTTTGGATGTTATGGCTGAGCTCAAGCAGAGCGCAGCTGCAGAAGCTGAAGCTATTGTCGCACAGGAAGAACTGGAGCAGCTTGAGGAGCGTATTGAAGAGCAGACAGAGGCTGAAACTGAGGTGGAGCAGCCACAGACTGGTTTTGAGGCAGTCAGCAATGCACAGTTTGTTGCACATGAGCCTGAGCCTGTAGATATGTACGTTGCAGAAGAACCTGCAACTGTAGATAATAATTCAAACGATGGGGGATATGAAACTATGGATTTTGAACAGCAGACACCAACAGATGAGACAGCCAGCATAACAGAAGGTATGGTCATTACAGGTGACCTTCAGACAACAGGATCTCTTGATCTTATTGGTAAGGTGACAGGTAACCTTAAATGTCTTGGTAAACTTAACGTAACAGGTGAAATCGTAGGTGATTCAGATGCTGCAGAAATTTATGCAGAGTCAGCAAGAATTACAGGCGAAGTCAGAAGTAAGGGCAGCGTTAAGGTTGGACAGAGCACAGTTATCGTTGGTAATATTTTTGGCTCCAGTGCAGTTATTGCAGGTGCTGTTAAGGGCGATATCGACGTTCATGGTCCTGTAGTTCTTGACACAACAGCTATTGTTATGGGTAACATCAAGTCTCAGTCTGTACAGATCAACAATGGTGCAGTTATTGAGGGTATGTGCTCACAGGCATATGCTGATGTTAATCCATCAGAGTTCTTTGAAACACTTAAAAACAGATAA
- the frr gene encoding ribosome recycling factor: MNEKLKAYNDKMQKSFDYLREDLASIRAGRANPHVLDKIKVDYYGTPTPLQQVGNVSVPEARIIQIAPWDKTLIKDIEKAIMMSDLGITPSNDGTVIRLVFPELTEERRKQLTKDIRKKGEDAKVAVRNVRRDGNDAFKKLKGTEVSEDEINDLNEELQKITDKFIKDIDVAVEEKNKEVMTV; this comes from the coding sequence ATGAATGAAAAGTTAAAAGCATATAACGATAAGATGCAGAAGTCATTTGATTATCTGAGAGAGGATCTTGCATCAATCCGAGCAGGTAGAGCTAATCCTCATGTACTTGATAAGATCAAGGTTGATTATTATGGAACACCTACACCTCTTCAGCAGGTTGGCAATGTTTCTGTTCCTGAGGCTCGTATCATTCAGATAGCTCCTTGGGACAAAACACTTATCAAGGATATTGAGAAGGCTATTATGATGTCTGATCTTGGTATCACACCTAGCAATGATGGAACAGTTATCAGACTTGTATTCCCTGAGCTTACAGAGGAACGCCGTAAGCAGCTCACCAAGGACATTCGCAAGAAGGGTGAGGATGCTAAGGTTGCTGTCAGAAATGTACGTCGTGATGGTAATGATGCATTCAAGAAGCTTAAGGGAACAGAAGTATCTGAGGATGAGATCAATGATCTTAACGAAGAGCTTCAGAAGATTACAGATAAATTCATCAAGGATATTGATGTAGCTGTAGAAGAAAAGAATAAGGAAGTAATGACAGTCTGA
- the rseP gene encoding RIP metalloprotease RseP — translation MIVSVLIFFIIFGVLVASHEFGHFIVAKSGGIRVNEFFIGMGPTIWKKQKGETLYSIKLLPIGGACVFDGMDPIAEEKEGYDERSFLNAPVWRRIATLFAGPFANFIIAYILAVVLVNFSTWDFPVISNMTEDSAAVEAGMQVGDKFISVDGEKVYMAGEVTLISQFAEGSPMEIVYERDGQRYTTTLQPKYSDEAHRYYMGIYLGEYGEVKGPQSLKYAWYNVRYYFKATYRSLALLFKGRLTADDVSGPVGMVKMVDDTYEEVKPYGISAVVLTMLSLTVLLSVNLGVMNLLPIPALDGGRLVFQFIEVIFGKPVPPEKEGFVHMIGMVALLGLMVFVLFNDITKFTR, via the coding sequence ATGATAGTAAGCGTACTTATTTTCTTTATAATTTTTGGAGTGCTTGTAGCTTCTCATGAGTTTGGTCATTTTATTGTGGCCAAGTCGGGAGGCATCAGAGTCAATGAGTTTTTTATTGGAATGGGGCCGACTATTTGGAAGAAACAAAAGGGAGAGACTCTCTACAGCATCAAGCTTTTGCCAATTGGCGGTGCATGTGTTTTTGACGGAATGGACCCGATTGCTGAAGAGAAGGAAGGCTATGATGAGCGTTCATTCTTAAATGCACCTGTCTGGAGAAGGATTGCAACTCTTTTTGCAGGCCCTTTTGCTAATTTCATAATTGCGTATATTCTTGCAGTCGTTCTGGTCAATTTTTCTACCTGGGATTTCCCTGTTATCAGCAATATGACAGAAGATTCTGCTGCTGTAGAAGCTGGAATGCAGGTTGGAGATAAGTTCATAAGTGTCGATGGCGAGAAGGTTTATATGGCCGGAGAGGTTACACTCATATCGCAGTTTGCCGAGGGAAGCCCAATGGAGATTGTGTATGAGAGAGATGGCCAGAGATATACAACAACTCTTCAGCCCAAGTACAGCGATGAAGCTCACAGATATTATATGGGAATTTACCTTGGCGAATACGGCGAAGTCAAGGGACCTCAGTCACTTAAATACGCCTGGTATAACGTAAGATACTACTTTAAGGCAACCTACAGAAGTCTGGCTCTTTTGTTTAAGGGAAGACTTACTGCTGATGATGTCTCCGGCCCTGTAGGAATGGTCAAGATGGTAGATGATACCTATGAAGAGGTCAAGCCTTATGGAATATCAGCAGTTGTACTTACAATGCTGTCCCTGACAGTGCTTTTGTCTGTAAACCTTGGTGTGATGAATCTTTTACCGATTCCTGCACTTGATGGCGGAAGGCTTGTGTTCCAGTTCATAGAAGTTATTTTTGGAAAACCTGTTCCACCGGAAAAAGAGGGCTTTGTACACATGATAGGTATGGTGGCTCTTCTGGGGCTTATGGTTTTTGTACTGTTTAATGATATTACTAAGTTTACAAGGTAA
- a CDS encoding DUF5722 domain-containing protein: MNHRFGKKLFMTLAGALAIAFVFLMDPAVVHAAGTGAVAINSVTIGGSNVNIVASATDLPSSDDGVYYLYSEKVYQNGPSGNAVSTLPVGSSAVFSVPLGMNTADCRLYDKFQICVLQGGTMVPVTNPRYITNPEVLGAAIPAKNGGKKGIILDGAKIGNGNNEVVELGVQQAAYNINLEDVIGGNGAIKYEYNGKTYGFDSNYMSQYDHCVRTTTNQGIGLTMVLLNPYARGEEFMIAPSSRSGLGRCNYYMMNTSEQKGLEYLEAVVSFLANRYNGRNGQGQIDNWVIGNEVNAKHVWNYSTVTDEIAYAQLYVDSLRVCYNAIKSKNANATVCISLDQNWTHVHNPGSYYSARSMIEAINAVASAQGNFDWAVAEHPYNYPMTWTSFWTPKDATSAAMIQHNIDTPYLSMENIEQLTDYLCLPQMRNTKGNVRPVLLTEIGYSSTQGEEAQAYAMVYAYQRTMTNRYIKMIIFNRQTDFPLEVRQGLSVGLTDQKGRRKLAFEVFKQMSGAGNATCTQQAASYMGIGDWNAAMNAR, translated from the coding sequence ATGAATCACAGATTTGGCAAAAAACTATTTATGACACTGGCGGGAGCGCTTGCAATAGCGTTTGTTTTCTTAATGGATCCTGCTGTTGTCCATGCTGCCGGCACAGGTGCGGTTGCAATTAATTCGGTTACAATTGGCGGTAGCAATGTAAATATCGTTGCATCTGCAACAGACCTTCCATCTAGTGATGACGGTGTTTATTATCTTTATTCTGAGAAGGTATATCAGAATGGCCCATCTGGAAATGCTGTTTCAACACTTCCTGTCGGCTCTTCAGCTGTTTTTAGCGTACCACTTGGTATGAATACAGCAGATTGTCGTCTCTACGACAAATTTCAGATTTGCGTACTTCAGGGAGGGACTATGGTTCCAGTCACTAATCCCAGGTACATAACTAATCCCGAAGTTCTTGGAGCAGCTATTCCGGCTAAAAATGGCGGAAAAAAAGGCATTATTCTTGATGGCGCCAAGATAGGTAATGGTAATAATGAGGTTGTTGAACTTGGAGTTCAGCAGGCCGCATATAATATCAATTTAGAAGACGTTATTGGTGGTAATGGTGCGATTAAATATGAATATAATGGCAAGACGTATGGGTTTGATTCGAACTATATGAGTCAATATGACCACTGCGTAAGAACAACTACCAATCAGGGAATAGGGCTTACAATGGTTTTGCTAAATCCCTATGCCAGGGGCGAGGAGTTTATGATAGCTCCATCTTCCAGAAGCGGTCTTGGAAGATGCAACTATTATATGATGAATACATCTGAACAGAAGGGACTTGAGTATCTTGAGGCCGTTGTTTCTTTTCTTGCCAACAGATATAATGGCCGGAATGGGCAGGGACAGATTGACAATTGGGTAATTGGAAATGAAGTTAATGCCAAGCATGTCTGGAACTATTCAACAGTAACAGATGAGATTGCGTATGCTCAATTGTATGTAGATTCTCTCAGAGTCTGCTACAATGCGATCAAGAGTAAGAATGCAAATGCTACTGTCTGTATCAGTCTGGATCAGAATTGGACACATGTACACAATCCCGGATCATATTATTCAGCAAGAAGTATGATTGAAGCTATCAATGCCGTTGCATCAGCTCAAGGAAACTTTGACTGGGCTGTGGCAGAGCATCCTTACAATTATCCTATGACCTGGACAAGCTTTTGGACTCCCAAGGATGCGACCAGTGCGGCTATGATCCAGCATAATATTGATACACCATATCTTTCAATGGAAAATATTGAGCAGCTTACTGATTATCTGTGCCTGCCACAAATGCGCAATACTAAGGGAAATGTACGTCCGGTGCTTCTGACGGAGATAGGTTATTCCTCTACTCAGGGAGAAGAGGCACAGGCTTATGCCATGGTTTATGCGTATCAGAGGACTATGACTAACAGATATATCAAGATGATCATATTTAACAGGCAGACGGACTTTCCACTTGAAGTCAGACAGGGACTTTCTGTGGGACTTACTGACCAAAAAGGTAGAAGAAAACTGGCTTTTGAAGTGTTCAAACAGATGAGCGGAGCTGGTAATGCGACATGTACGCAGCAGGCAGCTTCTTATATGGGAATTGGTGATTGGAACGCTGCGATGAATGCCCGCTAA
- the ispG gene encoding flavodoxin-dependent (E)-4-hydroxy-3-methylbut-2-enyl-diphosphate synthase, translated as MAYRDNTKVIHIGDRVIGGGNPILIQSMTNTRTEDVKATVEQIKRLEEAGCEIIRCTVPNAEAAAAVKEIKKQISIPLVADIHFDYKMAIAAMENGADKIRINPGNIGSRDRIAAVVACAKERNIPIRVGVNSGSLEKNLVEKYGGVTAEGLVESALDKIGIIEDLGYDNMVVSIKSSNVMLCAKAHELLAAKCQYPLHVGITEAGTLYGGNIKSSVGLGIILSQGIGDTIRVSLSGDPVEEIKTAKLILKTLGLRKGGIEVVSCPTCGRTKIDLIGLANQVETLVQKYPLDIKVAVMGCAVNGPGEAKEADIGIAGGDGEGLLIKKGEIIKKVPESELLNVLKSELDNWSDNK; from the coding sequence ATGGCATATAGAGATAATACTAAGGTTATTCATATAGGTGACAGAGTGATAGGAGGAGGTAATCCTATTCTCATTCAGTCCATGACTAATACCAGAACAGAGGATGTTAAGGCTACAGTTGAACAGATCAAGAGGCTTGAGGAAGCTGGTTGTGAGATCATCAGATGCACTGTGCCAAATGCAGAAGCAGCAGCCGCTGTCAAAGAGATCAAGAAGCAGATAAGTATTCCTCTTGTCGCAGATATACATTTTGACTACAAGATGGCTATTGCTGCTATGGAAAATGGTGCTGACAAGATCAGGATCAATCCCGGGAATATCGGCTCAAGAGACAGAATTGCAGCAGTTGTAGCTTGCGCCAAGGAGAGAAATATTCCGATCAGAGTCGGCGTTAACAGCGGTTCTTTGGAAAAGAATCTTGTTGAAAAATATGGCGGAGTAACTGCCGAAGGCCTTGTGGAGAGTGCACTTGATAAGATTGGAATTATCGAGGATCTCGGCTATGACAATATGGTAGTCAGCATCAAGTCTTCCAATGTTATGCTCTGTGCAAAGGCACACGAACTTTTGGCAGCAAAATGCCAGTATCCGCTTCATGTAGGAATTACTGAAGCCGGAACTTTATATGGCGGCAATATCAAGTCATCTGTTGGCCTTGGCATTATTTTAAGTCAGGGAATAGGAGATACTATCAGAGTGTCTCTTTCAGGAGATCCTGTTGAAGAAATCAAAACAGCCAAGCTCATTCTCAAGACTCTTGGCCTTCGCAAGGGCGGAATAGAGGTTGTTTCATGCCCTACGTGCGGCAGAACCAAGATTGATCTGATCGGACTTGCCAATCAGGTAGAGACACTTGTTCAGAAGTATCCTCTTGATATCAAAGTGGCTGTAATGGGCTGCGCCGTTAACGGACCTGGTGAAGCCAAGGAAGCAGATATAGGTATCGCAGGAGGAGATGGCGAAGGACTTCTTATCAAAAAAGGTGAAATTATCAAAAAAGTTCCTGAAAGCGAACTTTTAAATGTCCTTAAGTCAGAACTTGATAATTGGTCTGACAATAAGTGA
- the truA gene encoding tRNA pseudouridine(38-40) synthase TruA produces MKQNYKFIISYDGTRYHGWEKKPDLEMTIQGKLEGVLNRMIGAEGTGEVNLIGAGRTDAGVHARAMTASAVLDTHLSEAEIQSYMNTYLPEDISVNEVKVCSDRFHARYNAIGKTYRYTCWYGDGKPVFDRKYVTVLDREPNVDMMRKAAELLIGEHDFRSFCGNSKMKKSTVRVLDTINIEKNGNYIRFYFHGNGFLQNMVRILTGTLLEVGYGNISPEKIQDILKACDRKKAGPTARPEGLCMMKVDY; encoded by the coding sequence ATGAAGCAGAATTATAAGTTTATTATCAGTTATGATGGCACAAGATACCATGGTTGGGAGAAAAAGCCTGACCTTGAAATGACTATTCAGGGCAAATTAGAAGGCGTGCTGAATAGAATGATAGGTGCGGAAGGCACCGGGGAAGTAAATCTAATAGGCGCGGGTAGGACAGATGCCGGGGTGCATGCCAGGGCAATGACTGCCAGCGCCGTTCTTGATACGCATTTATCCGAAGCGGAGATTCAGTCTTACATGAATACATATCTTCCGGAGGATATAAGCGTCAACGAAGTCAAGGTATGTTCTGACAGATTTCATGCAAGATACAATGCTATAGGGAAAACTTACAGATATACTTGCTGGTATGGGGACGGTAAGCCGGTTTTTGACAGAAAGTACGTTACTGTACTTGATCGTGAACCGAATGTAGATATGATGAGAAAAGCGGCTGAGCTTTTGATTGGGGAACATGATTTTAGAAGCTTTTGCGGTAATTCCAAGATGAAGAAATCTACTGTCAGGGTACTGGATACTATCAATATTGAGAAAAACGGTAATTACATACGTTTTTATTTTCATGGAAATGGCTTTTTGCAGAATATGGTGCGGATACTTACGGGGACGTTGCTTGAAGTGGGATATGGAAATATTTCACCGGAGAAAATCCAGGATATTCTAAAAGCGTGCGACAGGAAAAAGGCAGGACCTACGGCCAGACCTGAGGGTCTTTGCATGATGAAGGTGGATTACTAA
- a CDS encoding isoprenyl transferase: MENISNIPQHVAIILDGNGRWAKAKGMPRNYGHMQGAKAVEDILVDARDIGIKYLTVYAFSTENWTRPEAEVSALMTILRNYLKTSIKKSMKNNVRCRVIGDKSGLSEDIQEAIRELEEATAGNTGLTFTIAINYGSRDEITRAVRKVAEKVQNGEITAADITQDMIAENLDTNYLPDPDLLIRTCNEQRISNYLLWQCAYSEFYFTEVAWPDFDKEQLLKAVEAYGNRTRKFGGLKTEQ, translated from the coding sequence ATGGAGAACATTTCAAATATTCCTCAGCATGTGGCCATCATTTTAGATGGTAACGGCAGATGGGCCAAGGCCAAGGGAATGCCCAGAAATTATGGACATATGCAGGGAGCCAAGGCAGTAGAAGATATCCTGGTAGATGCAAGAGATATAGGTATCAAGTATCTTACTGTTTATGCTTTTTCAACAGAGAACTGGACACGTCCGGAAGCAGAGGTTTCTGCTCTCATGACTATACTTAGAAACTACCTCAAGACAAGTATCAAGAAATCCATGAAGAACAATGTTCGCTGCCGCGTTATTGGAGATAAGAGCGGGCTTTCTGAGGACATTCAGGAGGCTATAAGAGAGCTTGAAGAGGCTACTGCAGGAAATACCGGTCTTACATTTACTATTGCCATCAACTATGGTAGTAGGGATGAGATTACAAGAGCAGTACGCAAGGTTGCCGAGAAGGTTCAGAATGGCGAGATAACAGCAGCTGATATTACTCAGGATATGATTGCGGAGAATCTTGATACTAACTATCTTCCGGATCCTGATCTTCTTATCAGAACATGCAATGAGCAGCGCATTTCTAATTATCTGTTGTGGCAGTGTGCATATTCAGAATTCTACTTTACAGAGGTTGCATGGCCTGATTTTGACAAAGAACAGTTACTCAAGGCTGTAGAGGCTTATGGCAATAGAACCCGTAAGTTTGGCGGACTCAAAACTGAACAGTAA
- a CDS encoding 1-deoxy-D-xylulose-5-phosphate reductoisomerase — MHRNIVLLGSTGSIGTQTLDVVRNNPDELTVVGLAANRRVAEVEAQVREFKPKYVCMYDEAAAKDLQTRIADLGIKVMSGMEGLLEIVSVPEADTVLTAVVGMIGIQPTIRAIESGKDIALANKETLVCAGHIIMPLAAQKKVQILPVDSEHSAIFQSLNGEPRDKVEKILLTASGGPFRGKKREELATMTAADALKHPNWDMGPKVTIDSSSLVNKGLEVMEARWLFDVSLDNIQVVVHPQSIVHSAVQYVDGAVIAQLGVPDMKLPIQYALFYPDRRPMAEKRLDLFELHSLTFEKPDTDTFRGLKLAFDAAYAGGSMPTVFNAANEMAVKAFLKGDIKYLEIYDMIERAMNHHVRIDNPDVAAILAAEKETYDYLGR; from the coding sequence ATGCATAGAAATATAGTACTACTGGGTTCAACAGGATCGATTGGAACCCAGACTTTGGATGTAGTAAGGAATAATCCGGATGAGCTTACAGTTGTGGGACTTGCGGCTAACAGGCGAGTTGCAGAAGTTGAGGCTCAGGTAAGAGAGTTTAAGCCTAAATATGTCTGCATGTATGATGAAGCGGCAGCAAAGGACCTTCAGACAAGAATTGCTGACCTTGGTATCAAGGTTATGTCAGGAATGGAAGGACTTCTTGAAATAGTATCCGTTCCGGAAGCTGATACAGTGCTTACAGCAGTTGTAGGAATGATTGGTATTCAGCCAACTATAAGAGCTATTGAGAGCGGCAAGGATATCGCTCTTGCCAATAAAGAGACACTTGTTTGTGCGGGACATATTATTATGCCACTTGCAGCGCAGAAAAAGGTACAGATATTGCCCGTAGATAGTGAGCATAGCGCCATTTTCCAGTCTTTAAACGGAGAACCAAGGGATAAGGTAGAGAAAATTCTTCTTACTGCCAGCGGCGGTCCTTTCAGAGGGAAAAAGAGAGAAGAGCTTGCTACCATGACTGCTGCAGATGCTCTTAAGCATCCTAACTGGGATATGGGACCTAAGGTAACAATAGATTCTTCTTCACTTGTAAATAAGGGACTTGAAGTGATGGAAGCCAGATGGCTCTTTGATGTGAGTCTTGATAATATTCAGGTTGTGGTTCATCCGCAGAGTATTGTTCACAGTGCTGTTCAGTATGTGGATGGAGCAGTAATTGCACAGCTTGGAGTTCCGGATATGAAGCTTCCTATCCAGTACGCACTCTTTTACCCGGATAGACGACCTATGGCTGAGAAGAGACTTGACCTGTTCGAACTTCACAGTCTCACTTTTGAAAAACCTGACACAGATACATTCAGAGGTCTTAAACTTGCTTTTGATGCTGCATATGCAGGGGGCAGTATGCCTACAGTATTCAATGCTGCAAACGAGATGGCGGTTAAGGCGTTCCTCAAGGGGGATATCAAATATCTTGAGATCTATGACATGATCGAGAGAGCAATGAATCATCATGTTAGAATTGATAACCCTGATGTTGCGGCTATTCTTGCTGCAGAAAAAGAAACCTACGATTATCTTGGCAGGTAA
- a CDS encoding polysaccharide deacetylase family protein yields the protein MTSDEKTSRSGKVYSKRIQRLRRLIVATVIASCLIPTCICIILSIKYDRLHSSYEQSRTDLNWYRDKYGTEMEILAREAEEKAEAEKIASAEVENEESVSMDVDYANVEVSGAQNPEDIEGTRYVYLTFDDGPSSNTNEILDILAEYDVKATFFVCGKPDARYTDVYKRIVDEGHTLGMHSYSHKYEVIYDSAVSFKADLDKLRVFLYETTGVWTKYYRFPGGSSNNVSTVDMHELIECLNDGDITFFDWNVSAGDDKSGSNKTTIYNNIVGNVPRFKHCVVLMHDAADKKATVEALPEIIEAIKEMDDTVIYPITDDTLPVQHIK from the coding sequence ATGACGTCTGACGAGAAGACTAGTAGATCGGGGAAAGTTTATAGTAAACGTATTCAGCGCTTGCGGAGGCTGATTGTTGCTACAGTAATTGCTTCTTGTCTAATCCCAACTTGTATATGCATTATTCTTTCAATTAAATATGACAGACTTCATAGCAGCTATGAACAGAGTAGGACAGACCTCAACTGGTATAGGGACAAGTATGGAACGGAAATGGAGATACTTGCAAGAGAAGCTGAAGAGAAGGCTGAAGCAGAGAAAATTGCCAGCGCTGAAGTAGAAAATGAAGAATCTGTCAGTATGGACGTTGACTATGCCAATGTTGAGGTTAGTGGTGCACAGAATCCAGAGGATATCGAGGGAACCAGATATGTTTATCTGACCTTTGATGATGGACCTAGCTCCAATACCAATGAGATATTGGATATTTTAGCTGAGTATGATGTCAAGGCTACTTTCTTTGTATGTGGCAAGCCTGATGCAAGATATACAGATGTGTACAAGAGGATTGTTGATGAGGGACATACTCTTGGCATGCATTCCTATAGCCACAAATATGAAGTGATTTATGATTCAGCTGTTTCTTTTAAGGCAGACCTTGATAAACTCAGAGTTTTCCTGTATGAGACTACTGGCGTTTGGACCAAGTATTACAGATTTCCCGGCGGAAGTTCTAATAACGTCAGTACTGTAGATATGCATGAGCTTATAGAATGCCTTAATGATGGCGACATTACCTTTTTTGACTGGAATGTATCTGCAGGAGATGACAAATCGGGATCTAACAAGACCACAATATACAATAATATTGTTGGGAATGTTCCCAGATTCAAACATTGCGTAGTACTTATGCATGATGCCGCTGATAAGAAGGCTACAGTAGAGGCGCTTCCTGAAATCATAGAGGCTATTAAGGAAATGGATGACACAGTGATATATCCGATAACAGATGATACGTTACCGGTTCAACATATCAAATAA
- a CDS encoding phosphatidate cytidylyltransferase: MKTRVISGIVIGVVLAVVLLTGGYLLAATLLAVSFISFFELTRATGIHVQGKKCNALELCGYISIVVHYVQMILVKDYRYYIFSIMFAFFLIMVCYVMNFPKFTATMAITTFFCFVYAPVNMSFVYLLRIRPLGQYFAWIPFIAWVCDTCAYFTGRAFGKHKLVPKLSPKKTIEGAIGGVVGSVIVGAIMGYILYVRESLDYGIIIAFMLITFAGSIIAQLGDLLASGIKRDHNIKDYGQLIPGHGGIMDRFDSVIFVIPCIYFLAAVLAPIFI; this comes from the coding sequence TTGAAGACTAGAGTAATTAGTGGAATTGTTATAGGTGTCGTACTTGCAGTTGTGCTGCTTACAGGAGGATATCTGCTTGCGGCTACGCTTCTGGCAGTATCATTTATAAGCTTTTTTGAGCTTACAAGAGCTACAGGAATTCATGTGCAGGGCAAGAAATGCAATGCACTTGAGCTGTGCGGATATATTTCTATAGTTGTTCACTATGTGCAGATGATACTGGTGAAGGATTACAGATACTATATCTTTTCAATCATGTTTGCATTTTTCCTGATAATGGTATGCTATGTTATGAATTTTCCTAAATTCACTGCGACGATGGCTATCACTACATTTTTCTGCTTTGTTTATGCACCGGTGAATATGTCATTTGTATACTTGCTCAGAATAAGACCTTTGGGACAGTATTTTGCTTGGATACCGTTTATTGCTTGGGTTTGCGACACCTGCGCATATTTTACAGGAAGAGCCTTTGGTAAACACAAACTGGTGCCCAAGCTGTCTCCCAAGAAGACTATTGAGGGCGCTATTGGCGGTGTTGTGGGCTCCGTTATAGTCGGTGCGATCATGGGATATATTCTGTATGTCAGAGAATCACTTGATTATGGAATCATTATTGCATTTATGCTCATTACATTTGCAGGCAGCATTATAGCTCAGCTCGGTGATCTTCTTGCATCAGGTATAAAGAGAGATCATAATATCAAGGACTATGGGCAACTTATTCCCGGGCATGGAGGAATAATGGATCGTTTTGACAGCGTTATTTTTGTTATTCCCTGTATATATTTCCTGGCGGCTGTACTTGCCCCAATCTTTATATAG